A stretch of DNA from Gimesia chilikensis:
CCACATCCCTCGCGCTCGCCATCGGTCTTGTGCTGCTGGCCAACAGCCGCCCTTACGAAGGTCTGCTGGCAGCGATTCCCGCGGCCCTCGTTCTGCTGATCTGGCTCATCGGTCATAACTCACCGGGCTGGCGCGTCGCCCTGCTGCGTTGCGTCTTACCGATGCTCCTCGTGCTGCTCCCCGCTTTTCTCTGGATGGGCTATTACAACTTCCGCGTGACGGGGAATGCATTGAAATTCCCATACCAGGTCTGGATCGAACAGTACTGGCCCCATTCCCTCGATGGCATTCTCGTCTCCAGCGAGGAAACACCCGACACGGAAAAACGGTTTCGCTCGATCTACGGCTACGATCTCGACGCCTCGCCTGCGAACCAGCTGATTCAACATGAATTCGACAGCACCCGTTTCTCGCTGCCGGTCAAACTGTTGAAATTCGACCTCGTCTATACGGGTTCCTACATGGTCGGTCTGATCTGCCTGTTGGGGGCAGGAGCACTCTTCCGCAACCGGGCGAATCTGTTTGCAGTCGGCACCTCCGCGCTGGTCATCGCGGGAGTTCTGGCCCAGGACACCTCCGGACACCCGCACTACCTCGCCCCCATCGGCTGTCTGCTGATTCTGCTGCAGGTCCAGTGCCTCCGCTACGTGGCTGTCTGGAAACACCACTGGCGACCCGTGGGAAGCACTTTGATCGCAACTGTTCTCTTATTAACTGCTCTGACCACCACCGCCAGCGCCGCCTCGGGGGCCCTCCCGACTGCTGTCGCGGAATTCCATCAATGGGCTCGCGCACGTCAGCAGATCCTTGAACGACTGCAGTCGACACCCGGAAAGCACCTGGTGCTGGTCAACTATCACCAGAATCACAGCGTACACAAAGAATGGATTTATAACCGGGCTGACATCGACGGCGCCAAAGTCGTCTGGGCTCGGGTCCTCGAACCTGATAAAAATCAGCAACTCTTGGACTACTTCAAGGATCGCACCATCTGGATCGTAAACGGCGATGCAGCCTCTCCTGAATTGCAGCATTACTCCGACCGCCCGCACCACAAGGAACAGAAAGAACAGCCACCGCGCTGAACCAGGCCTATGTCACTGCAACAATTCACCGTCATCGTTCCCCTGTATAACGAAGCCGCAGCGCTGCCGGCAGCGATCGTCGACCTGGAAGCCATCCTGGCCGAAACGGGACCGCATGAACTGATTGTAGTCGATGATGGCTCGACCGACGGTTCTTCCGCAGCCCTCAAGGCCCTCCGCGAAACACACCCCGATCTCAAGCTGTTCCACCATGAAACGAACCAGGGCTACGGCGCTGCGTTGAAAACAGGAATCCGCCACGCCAGCCATGACTGGATCGTGATTACCGACGCGGACGGAACCTACCCCAATGCACGGATCAAAGACCTGCTCGCCCACATGGATCAATACGACATGGTGGTCGGCTCGCGCACTGCAGATGACGTCGAGTATTCCACGCTGCGAAAACTGCCGAAATTCTTCCTCAGACACTACGCATCCTGGATCGCCGGCCGAAACATCCCCGACCTGAATTCCGGGCTCCGCGTCTTTCGCCGCAGCCTCGCAGAAAAGTTTCTGGGACTGCTGCCGGACGGGTTCAGTTTCACCACAACGATTACGCTCGCCCATCTCACGAACCAGTACACCGTGCATTACGAACCGATCGGCTACGCCCGCCGCATTGGCAAATCCAAAATACAACCGATCCGTGACACCCTCCGTTTCCTGCAGCTGATCATCCGCCTGGGCGTCTATTTCGCCCCCCTCAAAGTCTTCGGGCCCTTTGCCGTCATTCAACTCATCGCGTTTTCGATTTCGATCTGTTACGACGTATTCGTCTTACAGAACATCACCGACAAATCGGTCATGCTGTTGATGTTCGGCATGAACACTGCGTTTTTCGCCCTGCTCGCAGATATGATCGATAAACGCTGCCAGAAGTAGTTACCCGTTTTCCTGTTTCTGTTGAGAAAAGTACCGTGTCCATCGCCCACAGGATTCCCCATAAAGCAACCCGATTCGCACTGCTGACCATCGTGAGTCTGACCACGAACCTCAGCATCGCCTACGGACTGTTCTATGCCGGGGTTCCCGAAGCACTCGCGTTCGCCAGCGCATTGTTGACCGCCTTCGTACTCAACTTCGCCGGCTGCCGCTGGTTTGTGTTTCTCTCCACAGACACACCCCTCACCAGACAACTCCTGCACTTTGCATTGACCAACGGCTCGTTTCGTCTTTTGGAATATCTGAGCCTGCTGGCGCTGAGTGCAATCGGATTTTCAAATTATTACATCCGCGTCATCACCGTCCTGGCGACCTCGTTTGTATTGAAGTTTTTTGTATATGGCAGATTTGTCTTCGGCCAGAATCGTCCGTCCTGAGAAAAGCAGGTCCGTCACGCTAAATCATGAATGATCAAAGCCCGTCCGACAATTTGAATCGACTCCCCACGGGAGAGCAGCCCACAGACCACGCCACGCGTGACCGGGAACTGTTCGACCGCATCGCAGGCGAGTATTGTCGCAAGGACCTGCTCCCCGCCTCGCGCGCTGCGCGGCGTCACCGCCTGTTGCAAACCCTGCAGGCCGCCCCCTTCTCCCAAAACGCGGCAGTACTGGAAGTCGGCTGCGGAGCGGGCTTCGCTGCCCAATACCTGCAAGGACACATCGGCGACTACTGTGGCGTCGATTACTCCACAAACCTGATTGAATATGCCCGCGAGTTTAACGCGGGACCAGGCATTCAATTCGTGGCACAGAACATTCAGGAGTTCCAGCCGGGCCGGTCGTTCGATCTGATTTTTGCCATCGGCCTGCTGCACCACCTCGACAATCTCGACGCCACACTCGCAGCACTGGTCCAACTGTTGAAACCGGGAGGCTGGCTCGTCGCCAATGAACCGCAGCCCGCCAACCCGGTGATCTCCTTCGCCCGCATGATCCGCAAACGCATTGACGCGAACTACTCCTCCGATCAACGGGAACTCTCGTCAGCTGAACTGCAGGCGGCCTGCAGCCGCGCCGGTCTCACAGACATCCGTCTGCGCCCTCAGGGACTGTTTTCAACCCCCTTCGCCGAAGTCCCTCTCTCTCCACAGTGGCTCACCACACCCTGTGCGAAACTGGCCTGCTGGACCGACGGCTGCCTGGAGCACCTGCCCGCCTGGCTCTTGAACAGACTGACCTGGAATCTGATCATCGCCGGCCAGAAGCCTGAGTCATTCATTGATTGAGAAATTCTCCGCTGCACAGTAACCGTGTATCCTTTACAGCCACAACGAAAATGAAGACACTGAAATCCTCTGAGTTTTCAACGTGACCGTGGTAAGAGGAGACTGTGATGGAACAATTGAAAGTCGGCATTATCGGAGCCGGTGGCATCGCCGCCAAAATGCATCTGCCGGAACTGCAGACCGTGAGCAACTGCGACGTCCTGATGCTCGCCGGCCGCAAACAGTCCCGCCTCGAAGTCCTCTGTCGCAAATTCAACGTTCCCGAATGGACCCACAATTACCAGGACATTATCGACGACGAACGCATCAACGCCGTCGCCATCGCTCTGCCTCATCCACTGCACGTCGAATGGGGCATCAAAGCCATTCAGGCTGGCAAGCATGTCTACATGCAGAAACCACTCAGCACATCGATGGACGAAGCCGATGCATTTGTAGAAGAGACCGCCAACCACAACCAGACGGTGCTCGCCCTCCCCTACATGTCTAACCCGCAGGTGCTGGCCACCCGCAATTACATTCAGGATGACAAACTGGGGACGATCTCTTCGGCCCAGGCCCGCGCCAGCCATGGAGGACCCGAAGTCTATTACGCCGGCATTCAACAGATCCTTGAAGAAAAGTCATCCGACGACCTCTGGTTCTTCGACGCCGACAAAGCCGACGTCGGCGCCCTGTTCGATATGGGCGTCTACGCCATCGCGAATCTGGTTGGCACCGTGGGCGCAGTGAAATCGATCACCGCGAAACTGACGACGGTCGCCAAGCCGACCCGCCTGGAAGACACGGCGTCGATGATCCTCGAATTTGAAAACGGCGCCCTCGGCACCGCGCAGACCGGCTGGTGCGATGCCGCCCGGACATACGAATTTTCTGTGCATGGCACCCGGGGCAAAATTGTCAGCTGTCGTCAGCCCAAACTGCTCAGTTATTTTTATCCCAGTTCGGACGTCGACGAAGACCTGCCGCTCGTCGAAGAGTCGATCGACCTCTCGACCTATCCCGTACAGAATTCGCACCAGCACTGGGCCGCCTGTATCCGCCAGGGAATCCAGCCCCCGCTGTCGAACGCCTCCACGGCCCGGCATGTGACCGAAATCCTGCTCGCCGCCCTCAAATCCTCGCGGGAAAACCGGACGGTGGACATCCAGTCCCGACTCACGATTTACTGAGATCCAATCCGATTCCGGCGGGATTTTGCCGATTTTGGCAGACTCAGCCGCCGGTACGGTGTCGTTTAAACGCCCGGTTGACTATAAATGGCTGTTGGCAGATTGCATGCCTCTGCCTGCCCCTGATCTCATATTTCAATTCTCTTTTGATACTTGCTGGGAGTGTTTCCGATGACGGAGCGGTCTGAACTCGTTGAACAGCTTCGCTGGAAAAAAGTTCCTGTTCTCAATGACGGGTTTGTCTGCCTGGTCGACGTGATGGGCGACGACAGCTCAATTGTTCAGGCAGCCCGCGTCAGCTACGGAGAAGGGACCAAACGCGTCTCCGACGACCGCACACTGATCCGCTATCTCATGCGTCATCGTCACAGCACCCCCTTCGAAATGGCCGAATTGAAGTTCCTCGTGCGTGTCCCCATGGACTGCTGGCGTCAGTGGATCCGGCACCGGACCGCGAACGTCAACGAGTACAGCACCCGTTATTCGGTCGCCATCGACTCCGCCCAGACCACGCTTCCCGGTGAATGGCGGACCCAGGCCACCTCGAACCGGCAGGGCAGCGATACCCCTCTCCCCGAGGATGTCGGCGCTCAGCTGACTGCGGAAGAAACCGAATTTCAGGAAAAGGCCCGCGCCGTCTACGAAGCCCGTCTCGAAGCTGGCGTCGCCCGTGAACAGGCTCGCAAAGATCTGCCCCTGGCAACTTACACCGAAGCCTACTGGAAAATCGATTTACATAACCTGATTCACTTCCTGAGTTTACGCATGGACTCGCATGCACAGTGGGAGATTCAGGAGTACTCGCGGGCCATCGGCGAACAGATCGTCAAACCTCTGTTCCCCGTCGTCTGGGAAGCCTTTGAAGACTACCGCCAGGGGGCCATGTTCCTGACCCGTCTCGATAAAGGGGTCATCGAACGCCTGATGAGCCGGGCCGCCGAAAAGTCTCTGGCACCACCGTTCTCGTCCGAACTCTTCCTCGAAGTGCAGGATGAGACCTGGAAATCGCTCAAACGCAGCCGGGAACGGGACGAATGTCAGTCCAAACTGGAGCGGATGGGGATCCTCAAAGCCGAATAGACGTGCTCGTCCGAACACTTCTTGCAGGAAATTCATCGAGTATTTTCCGCGGTTGGCTTTGCAGAACCTGATGGGTTTGTTATCTTTATCGGTCCCGCTCTGTAGCGCGAGGTCCCTTTGTGCGACCCGTTACAGTCGAATTCGTCTGAATTCTCATCTTAGATGAGACCGATTGATATTTAAGTAGATCCCGATTTGAGTGGATCTGTGAACCAGACAATGACAGAAATCAGGAAAAAGAAAAGGTGATTTGAGT
This window harbors:
- a CDS encoding class I SAM-dependent methyltransferase, with amino-acid sequence MNDQSPSDNLNRLPTGEQPTDHATRDRELFDRIAGEYCRKDLLPASRAARRHRLLQTLQAAPFSQNAAVLEVGCGAGFAAQYLQGHIGDYCGVDYSTNLIEYAREFNAGPGIQFVAQNIQEFQPGRSFDLIFAIGLLHHLDNLDATLAALVQLLKPGGWLVANEPQPANPVISFARMIRKRIDANYSSDQRELSSAELQAACSRAGLTDIRLRPQGLFSTPFAEVPLSPQWLTTPCAKLACWTDGCLEHLPAWLLNRLTWNLIIAGQKPESFID
- a CDS encoding GtrA family protein; its protein translation is MSIAHRIPHKATRFALLTIVSLTTNLSIAYGLFYAGVPEALAFASALLTAFVLNFAGCRWFVFLSTDTPLTRQLLHFALTNGSFRLLEYLSLLALSAIGFSNYYIRVITVLATSFVLKFFVYGRFVFGQNRPS
- a CDS encoding Gfo/Idh/MocA family protein, which encodes MEQLKVGIIGAGGIAAKMHLPELQTVSNCDVLMLAGRKQSRLEVLCRKFNVPEWTHNYQDIIDDERINAVAIALPHPLHVEWGIKAIQAGKHVYMQKPLSTSMDEADAFVEETANHNQTVLALPYMSNPQVLATRNYIQDDKLGTISSAQARASHGGPEVYYAGIQQILEEKSSDDLWFFDADKADVGALFDMGVYAIANLVGTVGAVKSITAKLTTVAKPTRLEDTASMILEFENGALGTAQTGWCDAARTYEFSVHGTRGKIVSCRQPKLLSYFYPSSDVDEDLPLVEESIDLSTYPVQNSHQHWAACIRQGIQPPLSNASTARHVTEILLAALKSSRENRTVDIQSRLTIY
- the thyX gene encoding FAD-dependent thymidylate synthase, whose protein sequence is MTERSELVEQLRWKKVPVLNDGFVCLVDVMGDDSSIVQAARVSYGEGTKRVSDDRTLIRYLMRHRHSTPFEMAELKFLVRVPMDCWRQWIRHRTANVNEYSTRYSVAIDSAQTTLPGEWRTQATSNRQGSDTPLPEDVGAQLTAEETEFQEKARAVYEARLEAGVAREQARKDLPLATYTEAYWKIDLHNLIHFLSLRMDSHAQWEIQEYSRAIGEQIVKPLFPVVWEAFEDYRQGAMFLTRLDKGVIERLMSRAAEKSLAPPFSSELFLEVQDETWKSLKRSRERDECQSKLERMGILKAE
- a CDS encoding glycosyltransferase family 2 protein, with translation MSLQQFTVIVPLYNEAAALPAAIVDLEAILAETGPHELIVVDDGSTDGSSAALKALRETHPDLKLFHHETNQGYGAALKTGIRHASHDWIVITDADGTYPNARIKDLLAHMDQYDMVVGSRTADDVEYSTLRKLPKFFLRHYASWIAGRNIPDLNSGLRVFRRSLAEKFLGLLPDGFSFTTTITLAHLTNQYTVHYEPIGYARRIGKSKIQPIRDTLRFLQLIIRLGVYFAPLKVFGPFAVIQLIAFSISICYDVFVLQNITDKSVMLLMFGMNTAFFALLADMIDKRCQK